Within Gemmatimonadota bacterium, the genomic segment GTCCATCCGTCCCTGGCTGGCGAGATAGGCCGTGTACACCAGGTGTGCTTCAGCGGAATTCGGGTTCAGTTCCAACGCCGTCACAAGCTCCTGTTCCGCGGCGGTCCAATCCCAGTCAAAGAACAAGTAGGCGAATCCCAGCCATGTGTGGGCCGCAGAGAGACTGTTATCGAGCTGGATGGCTCGTCGCGCCGCTGCCTTCGTCTCAGGCATCGCAACGAGCGGCGGAAGATATTCGAGGGCGGAAAGGTTACCGTACGCGAAGGCCTTCCCAGCATACGCCGGCGCATACCGAGGATCCCGGATGATCGCCTGATCGAAGTAGTCGATCGCTTGCTCGAGGGCCTCTTGGGACAGCTGGTTGGCGTGAAATCGACCCTGCAAGGTGAGCTCATATGCCTCGAGGTCTTCAGTGCCGTGGCGTGCGAGCGGGGTCTGGTCGCCTGCCATCACTGTGACCTGGAGACGCTCTGCGATCGCTCTCGCTATCGCGTCCTGGATCTCGAAGATGTCGGTGAGTTCGCGGTCGAAGGTTTCAGACCACAGATGGAATCCGCTCTCGGCCTCGATCAACTGAGCGGTGATCCTTAGTCGGTCACCAGACTTCCTGACGCTGCCCTCCAAAACGTTAGCCACGCCCAGTGTGCTCGCCACCGTCGCGATGTCGGCGCCTTGCTCCGCAAGGAGAAACGTGGAGGTACGAGCCGCCACGTTCAGGCCCGCGATCTGAGTCAGCGCATAGATGATCTCCTCCGACAGCCCATCGGCGAAGTATTGCTGGTCGCCCTCGGGGCTCAGGTCATCGAACGGAAGGACTGCGATGGATCGCTCGACCGAGGCCGAGCGTAATCCGCCTCCGAACCAGATCCACCAGCCGAGACCGATCGTGCACACTGCCGCCAGAGTCGCGAGCCCAATACTCAGCCGCTTCCACAGACCCGAATCGGCACCCGCCAGTCCTGCAACAGCCTCTCCATACCGGAAGTGCTCATCCCCCAGTGCTCTTACGAACTCTTGCGCCGAAGTGAACCGATCCGCTGGCAGCTTCTCCAGCGCCTTCCTGATCGCGGCGTCCACGTTCGCCGAAACCGTTGGGCGCTCCTCCATCGCTGATACCGGTTTGCCAGAAATGATCTTGCCGAGCACCGCTTGAGCGGTACTGCCTCCATAGGGCGGCTCACCGACCAGCATCTCGTACAGAACGGACCCCAGAGCGTACGTGTCGGTGGAGGCCCCTACGGCCTGATCGCCTGTCGCTTGTTCCGGGCTCATGTAATAGGGAGTGCCTAGGCTCAGGCCGGTCTCAGTCAGTCGGTTACTTCCAGCGGC encodes:
- a CDS encoding protein kinase translates to MSEAIARLNAALEGRYRIESELGEGGMATVYLAEDIKHGRKVALKVLKPELAAVVGAERFLAEIKTTANLQHPHILPLFDSGEADSYVFYVMPYVEGESLRDRLDREHQLPVDDAVALASKVAGALQHAHEHGIIHRDIKPGNILLQDGEPVVADFGIALAVGAAGSNRLTETGLSLGTPYYMSPEQATGDQAVGASTDTYALGSVLYEMLVGEPPYGGSTAQAVLGKIISGKPVSAMEERPTVSANVDAAIRKALEKLPADRFTSAQEFVRALGDEHFRYGEAVAGLAGADSGLWKRLSIGLATLAAVCTIGLGWWIWFGGGLRSASVERSIAVLPFDDLSPEGDQQYFADGLSEEIIYALTQIAGLNVAARTSTFLLAEQGADIATVASTLGVANVLEGSVRKSGDRLRITAQLIEAESGFHLWSETFDRELTDIFEIQDAIARAIAERLQVTVMAGDQTPLARHGTEDLEAYELTLQGRFHANQLSQEALEQAIDYFDQAIIRDPRYAPAYAGKAFAYGNLSALEYLPPLVAMPETKAAARRAIQLDNSLSAAHTWLGFAYLFFDWDWTAAEQELVTALELNPNSAEAHLVYTAYLASQGRMDEAVSHVRRAQEIDPKSIMVYAGGSGTQWTFLMARRYAESIEEGRRAVDLDPENSFAHAHLGLALVENGVFGEGITELEKATRLEDAPMLKAFLAYGYAEAGRESDARALLSEVEEISRERYTCAYEIAVVHLSLGDEDAAIEWLDKAFEDSAACIPLLNVDPRLDNLRDDSRFQELLDRVGFESSAVRAEIIGV